GCCAAGTCAAGCACGCAACGCTAGCAAATGATAGCAGACGAAATGGACCCCTGACGATCTAGAGGAGGAATATCATACAGGCTATGATCGATCATGAATGAGTTCAtgacatacatacatgcatgcatacatacatcaCCAACCTAATAAAAACGTTCTTGTGTACTAGTACTATACAAACTAGTAGAAAGCCTACACTCTACATCCTACAAGGCGAAGGCCTTTAGGTCTAGAGCTTTACGAGATTCGCATATGCATAAAAGTCCAAAGTGAAATCTTTGTGCTGGTGGTGGCGCACCGACGATCTTCAGCTTCCATCCCCCATGATCCACCCCGTGAAGAACTTCGTCACGAAGGAAAGAAAACGACCGTAACAACTGTAAAGTGACCATCCTTTTGTTCACCAGAGCGAGCTTTTACCGCTTTGGTCACTAGGTTTCCTTCCTcttactactacagaaaaaattatcactgtcgatttaaAAACTGCATTACTTAtggttatcactgtcagttacAGAATTGACGGTGATTTCCTATATCACTATCAGTTTATATAACGAATTGACGGTGATACAAAATATCACTTCCGGTTCTTAAGTTTATTCTGTCGATTGATATACTTAGCACTACCAgttctagctacgaaccggTATTGGTACTCAATTCAGGGgaacaaataaaatttaaacatgcaGCTAATAATTTAACCGActtttatattactaatctctATAATTAAAACTTTATATCATATTAATCTATAATTTAGTCACTAAATCCATCACCATACACcaaaaacaaaaggcatgcaTAACCGCACACAAAAATCCCTAAACGCGCGCGTCTAATGGTCGGCCACAGCGACAAAGAAGTAATCGTTGTCCTCGTCCTCgttggcctcctcctcttcctcctcctcatcaaagCTTGCCCAGGGCCTCTTTGTCTTCGAATAGTTTCGGAAGTAGTCCCACACGTCGTCGTCCTCAGAGGAGGATCCCGCTGATTCACCAGAATCTGAGGTTTGCGCCTCGTCAAATCTCTCCGACGGAGCCTCCGCCTCGTTGTCGGACGACGACGCGGGTGTGGGTGGCATGGCCGGAGAAAGTGGTGGTAAAGGTGGCAGTGGATTAGCCAAAGTGGGAGAAGAAGCGCATTGATCCATCATGACGGCAGCGATGGAGGGGAGAGGGTGAGAGCGAGAGTGATCGAGTGAGAGGGTCGAGGGGAGTGTGAAATATTTAAATGTGCTCGTGAGAAGCCAAGCAGGCGGGCTCAGGAATTCGTACGGTTTTTGAAATATTACTATGATTTGTAAATACAACCGGCAGTAATAgtcattatcactatcagttatTAAAGATACATCTTTTATGAACCGATTCGTAACACGAACCGATATCGATATTtaaattatcactatcggttcttacTGTTTTAGCTTTTTATATACATCTTGAGTTTACGAATCGATAgtgatatattattattatcaatTATTACTGAAAtggtagtaaaaaaaaaagtagggaTGATCCTTTCCGCGGTATAGTGTCTGATCCTTTTCTGAACTGTAAGAGCTCACAGCCAATTATACCAATAACTACTATCTCAGCACTAGTTTACAGGCATCATCGGCTACAAGAATACCGAATTATCCACTAGTTAATCGAGCTAATCAATCGGTCGATCATTGTATGAGTATGACTCGAGATAACATGTCAACGGAGTCCACGGTCAATACCCTCACCTCGCACGCCGTTTCCGCTGTGGAGTACGCAGTAGAAGCCCACGGTTTTCAGACACTGGAGGCAGACCAGCGGCGAGCAAGCAAGTTGCGGTTAGGCTCTCCCTACAACTATACATCCTGATTGCCCGTTTCCATAGCCATGACTTAGCAGTGCACTCCAACTCCGGGGCTGTCCTGTCATACAGAGAAAAACACACCAGGCAACAGCATATCAGAACGGCAAATTTCTCGCCTCTCACGTGCCGTGGAAAACGGCTGGAAAAAGGCTCCCCCCTTTATTTTGTCTCTTCTCCATGGATGCATCTCCGAGAACCAAGAGCAGGATATCATAAGCAGGATCTCCAAAGATATCATGCTGCTGTCATTGTACTGACAAAATTTTGAGATGAATTTGATGAGGCCATGCATAAGGAGCACATCACAAGCTGCATATATATGTGACCAATCTATCTGCAGTAGTATACATCGCCACCTACCGATTCAGGAACAAGGGGAATGGCAATTTACACCAGCTTATTGGAATGTATACATGTAGGTGAACCCCTAGTATCTCAAGGGTCATGATCAATGTTTATAATTACATTCGTGTTGTATCACTGCCAAAAGATTTGGAGGGATCAGCTGGAACCTGATTCATATCGCGTAGATCCGATCAATCTCCGAGTCTGAAAACTCGGAGTTGTGCTGCCATGAGTTTGAGCCGCTCCTCCTCGTTGATTTCACCTTCTTCCTGATTTTACGCGTGCGCTTGGACTTCACCACGTAGTATGTCATCGTGCCAAGCACACCAGCCATGATCACCCCGCCGATCAAGGTCACCAGAAGCGCCGCCCACTGGAAGTGTCGCCCCACCACAATGTACGAGGAGGATATGAACGCAACCGTAGTGCATACTGAAGCCAGCCACATCAACTTGTTGATGACCTCGACGACTCGCCTCTCTGCTTTAGTCTCACCCCTAACCAGTGTTATCTGAACCACCACTACTGCTAATGATGTGAACAGAGCAATGGcattgaagatgaagaagatctTGAAGGATAGCGCATGCACAGCTACTGCTATACCGTTATTGTCGTTACCACCTGGCACGGTAAAGATTGCAGCAAATGCCACTGTGGCAAAGAGCACGGCCACGACAGTGACCGAGTTGGTTGCATTGTTGATGCCTTCCCTGTGGAGTTTCCTCAGCTCCTTAGCTATACCATAGacatttttgttggttttcctGGCCTGCTCAAGCTGAGTATGTACATCCTTTTTTATCTCAGTCACTGTTTTTCTGAGCTCGTCTCGAGGCTGATTCAGATCATTTGCTCTGACTGCACCAGCACGGGATAAACACTCCTTTATTTCTTGAGACTCCTCTGATAGTGGAAGGCCCTCTGCTATGTCAAATGCAGTCTTCCGATCCCTAGTCAATGCATTCACGTTCATAtctggaagaagaagaagctcattTACAATCTGCAGGAGGAGACAAGCTTGTGAGCAGAAGAATAGAatattgcattttttttgtATGGAAGACACTGAGGAATGATGCTTCTATGTCTATACAAGATTAAACAAGTCAAAAGAGCACCTCTGATCTTTTCTTTCTGGTAGCAACATGCAAAGCTAAGTTGCCATTTCTGTCTGGTAGCATGACTATGGCCGGATCAGCATTCACAAGCGCTCGCACAACCGCAGCACTCGTTCCTTTCACTGCCATGTGTAGAGCAGTCTGGCCTTTTTTATCAGTCCTCCGAGCAAGCTGAGTATCAGCATCTAGCAAAGCCTTCACAATTTCGACGTGCCCCTGCCGGGCAGCAAAGTGCAAGGCATTCTTTCCATTCGCTTTTGATAGCTCAACCAACCCAGAAACTCGCTCTAGCAGCAGGTTCACCACCTCTGTGTGGCCTCTAATCGCCGCAGTTATGAGAGGGGTCACATTTGATTGGCCAAACGTTTTCCCGAGAGATGGATCGTGGTCGAGAAGTACCTTCACAATGTCTATGAGCAAATGTCAGTAGGTCCATCTTTCTCTATAAAACAAGTATACAGAAAAACTGTAAATGAAAGCAGGCCCATTCACTAGCTTGTAATGGTATATAGTAAGTGACACGCTACAGTTAGTATACTCTATCAGAACAGGTCAATTTCAGCACTGGCACTTGAAAACTAACGAGTATAGCAACAGAGAATCCATCGGGATTGATTAAAGAGTAGACAGAGTACATATGTTGGGTTAGAGATTGATCATTTATTTAAAGCAAGTAATGATTGATCATTCAACCGGGCCACAATCTATCACAGAACCATCTCTTTAGTTCGACTTGGAATCAGGAGTGGTCTATGCTATGGAGTTTTGTGCCAGATGCTCACCTCGATGGCCCTCTTTTGCAGCGACGTGCAGAGCGTCGAATCCGGACTTGTTCTTCCTGGTGAGGCTCTCCTTGTCGGAGTGTTTGAGCAGCTCGACGACGATGTCAAGAAACCCCTTCTCGGCGGCGATGAGCAGCGCGGTCTCCTCCACCTCATTGGCCTCGTTCACTATGGCGGCTCGGATCTCGGCGATATCGCTGTCCAACTCCTCCCCTGTGCCGGTCATCTGCGCATCGA
The nucleotide sequence above comes from Phragmites australis chromosome 4, lpPhrAust1.1, whole genome shotgun sequence. Encoded proteins:
- the LOC133916377 gene encoding ankyrin repeat-containing protein ITN1-like, with the protein product MQRIPAGGLAHPTQAKQRRKRKPNQSAVPSLHTAEETATQADPPPPPLPPRRFRAIRGSSPPPPIPAAPCLLPRSLPTTSTMAADPDKGEGDLEIGLASPGAEGAPSPVSSAGASGERLDQSPPRVAKRPGLVMSFSGKRLDQSPAASPSRPVLVMSHSSNRLDQSPARPVLVMSRSSNRLDQSSPASSPVPVKAPVLVMSSSGKRLDNSLSQSASPTAAAAAAPVLVLSNSGKRMDQAGRKKYVKQVTGRYNDTELHLAAQRGDLEAVRQIIAEIDAQMTGTGEELDSDIAEIRAAIVNEANEVEETALLIAAEKGFLDIVVELLKHSDKESLTRKNKSGFDALHVAAKEGHRDIVKVLLDHDPSLGKTFGQSNVTPLITAAIRGHTEVVNLLLERVSGLVELSKANGKNALHFAARQGHVEIVKALLDADTQLARRTDKKGQTALHMAVKGTSAAVVRALVNADPAIVMLPDRNGNLALHVATRKKRSEIVNELLLLPDMNVNALTRDRKTAFDIAEGLPLSEESQEIKECLSRAGAVRANDLNQPRDELRKTVTEIKKDVHTQLEQARKTNKNVYGIAKELRKLHREGINNATNSVTVVAVLFATVAFAAIFTVPGGNDNNGIAVAVHALSFKIFFIFNAIALFTSLAVVVVQITLVRGETKAERRVVEVINKLMWLASVCTTVAFISSSYIVVGRHFQWAALLVTLIGGVIMAGVLGTMTYYVVKSKRTRKIRKKVKSTRRSGSNSWQHNSEFSDSEIDRIYAI